The region GGAGCTCGCGGCGGCCCGGCTGACCGTCGGCCTCGGCGTCAGCGTCCACACCCTGGCCTGCCACGCGCTCGCCCGGTACGGCAGCAAGGAGCAGCGGGCCGAGCACCTTCCCGCGATGCTGGGCGGCGGTCTGCTCGGCGCGTACTGCCTCTCCGAGCCCTCCTCCGGCTCCGACGCGGCCGGGCTCACCACCCGGGCCACCCGCGACGGGGACACCTGGACGCTCGAGGGCACCAAGGCGTGGATCACCCACGGCGGTATCGCCGACTTCTACACCGTGCTCGCCCGCACCGGCCCCGAGCGCACCCGGGGCATCAGCGCCTTCCTCGTCCCCGCGGGCACCCCCGGGCTCTCGGCGGCCGCACCCGAGCACAAGATGGGCATGGCGGGTTCGCCGACCGCCCAGATCCATCTCGACGGGGTGCGGGTCCCCGACGCCCGCCGCATCGGCGAGGAGGGCCAGGGGTTCGCGATCGCCCTGTCCGCCCTCGACGCGGGCCGTCTTGGCATCGCGGCCTGCGCCGTCGGCGTCGCCCAGGCGGCGCTGGACGAGGCGCTCGCGTACACCGCGCAGCGGCGGCAGTTCGGCCGGCCGATAGCCGACTTCCAGGGGCTGCGCTTCATGCTCGCCGACATGGCCACCCAGATCGAGGCCGGGCGCGCCCTGTACCTGGCGGCGGCACGGCTGCGGGACGCGGGGCGGCCGTTCTCCAAGCAGGCGGCGATGGCCAAGCTGTTCTGCACGGACGCCGCGATGCGGATCACCACCGACGCCGTCCAACTGCTCGGCGGATACGGCTACACGATGGACTTCCCGGTCGAGCGCTATATGCGCGAGGCGAAGGTCCTGCAGATCGTGGAGGGCACCAACCAGATCCAGCGGGTGGTCATCGCCCGCGCTCTCGCGGGACCTGAGACCGGCTGAGCCGAGGGTCCTGAGACCGGCCGAACCGGGTGTTTCGGTAGGGGGCGCGGCATGCGCCCCCGCCGTTCGCCTACCCCCGCGTCACCGGGGAGCGGACCGGCTGCGAGCCGGGGCCGCCGAGGTGTGAGAACGGCTGCGTCCGCCAGTCCAGGCCCGCCGGAAGCGTCAGCAGCAGCGCGGCGTCCCGCTCCCGCGCCTCCAGCGACGCGTCGGCGGGGGCGGCGTCGGCCGCCCGGCGGCCGGTGCCGGCGCAGACCGTGAGCCCGAACGGGTCCCACGGGGAGGAGCAGAGCGCGTGCTCGGGAAGAACGTCCTCGTCGGCGAGGAGCGCGATGGGGCGAGCGCAGTCCGGGCAGATCACCCGGAACATCTCATAGGTGTCGTTGTGCTCGTCGATATCGATGTCGCCTGCGTCGAGGCGCTCGAGATGAGGCATGTGTTTCCCCCTCGGGTGGGCTGGCCGGGCGCGTCGGCCTCGACCACAGCAAGCATTTCCCTCGCGGCCGCATAGGTAATCGCGGCAACTCATAGGACACCCATGAGGAGATGTGTCGTTCGTCACATGCCCGGTGCAGGTGCGGCGTACGGGCGTCTGTGTCCGGTGTGCCCACCCGTTGTGCCGGAGCCCTCCCGACCACATAAGGTGAACGGCTGTGGAGGAGTTGGACAGACAGATCGTGGAGCTGCTCGTCAAGGACGGCCGGATGAGCTACACGGACCTGGGCAAGGCCACCGGCCTGTCCACATCGGCCGTGCACCAGCGGGTTCGCCGCCTCGAACAACGGGGCGTGATCCGCGGCTATGCCGCCGTCGTGGACCCCGGGGCCGTCGGGCTGCCCCTTACCGCGTTCATCTCGGTCAAACCCTTCGACCCCAGCGCGCCCGACGACATCTCCGAGCGGCTCGCCGAGGTGCCCGAGATCGAGGCGTGCCACAGCGTCGCGGGCGATGAGAACTACATCCTCAAGGTGCGCGTCGCCACCCCGCTGGAGCTGGAGCACCTGCTCAGCCGGATCCGCTCGCTGGCCGGGGTCTCCACCCGCACCACCGTGGTCCTCTCCACGCCCTACGAGGCGCGCCCGCCGCGCGTCTGAAACGCCCGGCCCCTCGTAACGCCCGGCCCCTCTTGCCGGGCCCCTTCCGATCCCCTCATCTGATACCCCCGAGGCAGCCCGCCGTGAACGACCCGACCCCCGCCCAGGCCCCCGAAGGCCGTACCGTCCTGCTGCGCGGAGGTGAGGTCCACAGCCCCGCCGATCCGTTCGCGACCGCGATGGTCGTCGAGCGCGGCACCATCGCCTGGGTCGGCTCCGAAGGGGCCGCGGACAGCTTCGCGGACGGCGTGGACGAGATCATCCCGCTGGACGGGGCGCTGGTGACCCCCGCGTTCACCGATGCGCATGTGCACACCACCGCGACCGGGCTCGCTCTCACCGGACTCGATCTCACCGGCGCCCGTACGCTCGCCGACGCGCTGGAGCGGGTGCGCGCCTTCGCCGCCGCCCACCCCGCCGACCGGGTGCTGCTCGGCCACGGCTGGGACGCCGCCCGCTGGCCCGAGGGACGGCCCCCGTCGCGGGCCGAACTCGACGAGGCGACCGGCGGTCGCCCCCTGTATCTCACCCGCATCGATGTGCACTCCGCCGTCGTCACCACCGCCCTCCTCGACCGCGTCCCCGGCGTGTCGGACCTGGCCGGCCACCGTCCCGGCGCCCCCTTGACCGGAGCCGCCCACCACGCCGTCCGGGCCGCCGCCCACGCGGCCGTCACCGAGCGGCAGCGCACCGACGCCCAGCGGGCCGCCCTCGCCCGCGCCGCCTCGCTCGGCATCGGCTCCCTCCACGAATGCGCCGGGCCCGACATCTCCTCCGAGGACGACCTCACCGGGCTGCTGAAGCTCGCCGCCGGGGAGCCGGGACCGCGGGTCCACGGCTACTGGGCCGAGGCCGCGAGCAGCGCCGCCGACCTGGACAAGGTGCGCGAACTCGGCGCCATCGGCGCGGCGGGCGACCTCTTCGCCGACGGGGCGCTCGGCTCGCACACGGCGTGTCTCCACCAGCCGTACGCCGACACGCCGCACACCGGCACCGCCTATCTGGACGCGGCGGCCATCGCCGCCCATGTCATCGCCTGCACCGAGGCCGGCATCCAGGCCGGATTCCACGCCATCGGCGACGCCGCCGTCACGGCCGTCGTCGAGGGCGTACGGGCCGCCGCCGACAAGGCCGGGCTCGCCCGCGTCCGCGCCGCCCGCCACCGCGTCGAACACGTCGAGATGCTCACCCCCGAGACCATCGCGGCCTTCGCCGACCTCGGCCTCACCGCCTCCGTCCAGCCCGCCTTCGACGCCCTGTGGGGCGGCGAGGACGGCATGTACGCCCAGCGGCTCGGCCCCGAGCGGGCCCGCACCCTCAACCCGTACGCGGCGCTGCTGCGCGCCGGTGTGCCCCTGGCGCTCGGCTCCGACTGCCCCGTCACCCCGCTCGACCCCTGGGGCACCGTGCGCGCCGCCGCCTTCCACCGCACCCCGGAACACCGGATCTCCGTCCGCGCCGCCTTCACCGCCCACACCCGCGGCGGCTGGCGGGCCATCGGGCGGGACGACGCCGGCGTCCTGGTGCCCGGCGCGCCCGCCGACTACGCGATCTGGCGGACCGGTGAACTCATCGTGCAGGTGCCCGACACGCGGGTCGCCGGATGGTCGACCGACCCCCGCTCCGGCACCCCCGGCCTGCCCGACCTCACCCCCGGCGGTCAACTGCCCGTCTGCGTGCGCACGGTGGTGGGCGGACGCACCGTCCACCTCCGGCCGGACGAGTGACGAGCGGGCGCCCCGTACCGCCGAACGATGAGCCCCCGGCCTGTCGTGGCATCTGAACATCGTCCGTACTGACCTGGTCATTTGAGGAAACGGCGCAGGTCATGTGGCTGTTGACAGGGTGCGGTCGGTGGCCGGTAGGTTCGGCCTCGTCCACCATTGGACGCCCGACCGGGGAATCTTCACGCAGTCGTCGAACGCCGCTGGGCCAGAGGGAGACGCGCCGCCGTGGTGCGCCGCCACTGGGAGCCAGGTCCAGCGCACGGGGGCGAGGGAGGGATCGCCGGGTCGGCAGGTGCGACCCGGGAGGGGCCCGGACGCTCAGTAGACAACGGCTCTCGGTCGATCCGCAGCCAGCGGGTCCCAGGTCGGCCCGAAGGGCGTCGGGCCCCCACTCCGCACGCGCACACCGGCGGACCGCCCCCCGACTCGGGGGCGGGGCCGCCGCCGGGCGAGGAACCCCCGCCATGGCCGAAGCGTTTCCATAGCCCGAGGTCACAATCCGCACCTCGGGACAACTTCTGGGCGCCCGCGTTATACGGTCACTTCACCACAGCACGACCTGTAGGAAGGCCGCACCGTGCCATCGGGTTCCGACACCACCGCCGAAACCGCCCCCACCGGGCCGGACGCAGACCGTCCGGGTCCGCGGTCCGGCCCCGCCGTCACGCCGCCCACCGGCGGCGCCGTCGAAGGCGGTGACACCGCCGAGGGCGGCGAGACCGGGACCGCGGCGCCCGCGACCGCCTCCGAGCCGTCCGCGTCCGAGCCGTCCACGTCCGAGCCGTCCACCGGAGAGCGGCGGCCCGGCCGGCTGCGCCGTCTGGGCCTGCTCGCCCGCCGCGAGGCGCGGCGCAGCGCGCTCGCGGCGGCCGGCGGGCTCGCGCTCGGCCTCGCCTTCCCGCCGTTCGGGGTGTGGCCGCTGTCCCTGGTGGCCGTCGCCGCCCTGGCCCTGCTCACCCACGGCCGGACCGCCCGCCAGGGCGCCTGGACGGGCTTCGCCTTCGGGGTGCCGTTCTTCCTGCTGCTGCTGAAGTGGCTCAGCGTGGTGGGCTGGGACGCGGTGATCGGCCTGTCGATCATCCAGGCGGCCTTCCTCGCGCTGATGGGGGCCGGCCTGGCCCTGGTCTCCCGGCTGCCGGTACCGGCCCTGTGGCCGCTGTGGACGGCCTGTCTGTGGATCGCCGAGGAGTGGGCCCGCGACCGGGTGCCCTTCGGCGGCTTCCCCTGGGGCCGGCTGGCCTTCGCCAACACCGGCTCGCCCTACACCCCGCTCGCCGCGCTGGGCGGCGCCCCGCTGGTCACCTTCGGTGTCGCGGTGACGGGCGGGGCGCTCGCCTCCGCCGCGCTGCTCCTGTGGCGGCTGAAGCGCGCCGGGGGCCTCTCGCCGCGCGGCGCCCTGCCCGCCGCCGGGGCCGTGGCCGTCGCCGCCGCCGTGACGGTGGCCGGATTCGCGGTGCCCATCCCCACCGCGGCCGACGACTCGGTCGACATCGCGGTCGTCCAGGGCAATGTGCAGCAGCCCGGTATGGATTTCCTGGGCCGCCCCATGATGATCCTCGACAACCATGTGAAGGCGACCCTGAACCTGGCGAAGGACGTCAAGGCCGGCCGGATCGCCAAGCCCGATCTCGTCATCTGGCCGGAAAACGCCTCCGACCTCGATCCCTTCCAGTATCGGGAGGCATACGCCCGGATCGACGAGGCCGTGCGGGCGATCGGCGTTCCGGTGCTGGTCGGCGCCCTGGTCGACCATCCGACCAAGCAGGGCTACGTGGAGAACCAGGGCATCGTCTGGGACCCGAAGAGCGGCCCCGGCGCCTCGTACACCAAGCAGCACCCCGTGCCCTTCGGCGAGTACGTCCCGTTCCGCAAGGAGCTCAGCAAGATCATCACCCGGCTCCAGCGGGTGCCCCGCGACTTCTACCCCGGCGACCACACCGGTGTGCTCAACGTCGGCCCCGCCCGGCTCGGCGATGTGATCTGCTTCGAGGTCGCCTACGACGAGATCGTCCGCGACACGGTCAACGCGGGCGCCCGGGCGATCGTCGTCCAGACCAACAACGCCACCTACGGGCGCAGCGGACAGCCCGAGCAGCAACTGGTCATGTCCAAGCTGAGGGCGATCGAACACGGTCGGCCGGTGATCACCGCGGCCACGAGCGGGATCAGCGCCGTGGTCTCCCCGGATGGCACGATCGAGCAGCGGACGAAAGAATTCACGCAAGATGTGCTCACCGCGCGCATCCCGCTGCGTGACGGCAAGACCCTGGCCGACCGCGTCGGTGCGATCCCCGAGTGGGTGCTCGCTATGGTGGGCGTTCTGTCCTGCGCGGCCGCGATCACGATCGGCCGTCGGGGACGTACGGACGAGAAGGGGCAGTAGCCGTGAGCGACGCACGCGAGGCCGAGGAGCCGCGCCGGAGCAACGACCGTGATGATTCGTCTCACGGGCGGAGAAGCGAACAATCCGACGCCGTGAGCGACGCACGCGAGGCCGGTGAGCCGAGCGCGAAGGCCGAGGAGTCGCTGGCCGGAGCCGGTGAGTCGAGCGCGAAGGCCGAGGAGCCGGGTACCGGAGCCGACGAGCCTAGCGCGAAGGCCGAGGAGCCGGGTACCGGAGCCGACGAGCCCAGCGCGATGGCCGAGGAGCCGCGCACCGGAGCCGAAGCGCCCAGCACGAAGGCCGAGGAGCCGCTGGCCGGAGCCGACGAGCCGCTCACCGACGGCGCGGGCCCGGAGTCGCGCCGCGAGCGCCAGGACGACGGTGGCCGGCGGAAGTACGGTCCGCTCGGTACGACCTTGGTGATCATCCCGACCTATAACGAGGCGGAGAACATCAAGTCGATCGTCGAGCGGGTCCGGAAGTCGGTTCCGGACGCGCACATCCTCGTCGCGGACGACAACAGTCCGGACGGCACCGGCAAGGTCGCCGATGAGCTGGCCGCCGAGGACGACCGCGTCAAGGTGCTGCACCGCAAGGGCAAGGAGGGCCTCGGCGCCGCCTATCTGGCCGGGTTCCGCTGGGGCATCGAGCACGGCTACGGCGTGCTGGTGGAGATGGACGCCGACGGTTCCCACCAGCCCGAGGAGCTGCCCCGGCTGCTCACCGCGCTCAAGGGCGCGGATCTGGTGATCGGTTCCCGCTGGGTGCCCGGCGGCCGCATCGTCAACTGGCCCAAGTCCCGCGAGTTCATCTCCCGGGGCGGCAGCACGTACTCCCGCCTCCTCCTCGATGTGCCGATCCGCGACATGACGGCCGGCTACCGCGCGTTCCGCAAGGAGACGCTCGAGGGCATCGGCATGGACGAGGTCGCCTCCCAGGGCTACTGCTTCCAGATCGACCTGGCCTGGCGGGCCATCAAGGCGGGCTTCCACGTCATCGAGGTTCCGGTCACCTTCATCGAACGCGAGCGCGGCGAGAGCAAGATGAGCCGCGACATCGTCACGGAGGCGGCCTGGCGGGTCATGTCCTGGGGCGTGGGCTCACGGGTCAACAAGATGCTGGGCCGCAAGGAGCCGTAAGCCCGGCTCCGCGCTCGGAGTAGTCCCGCAGGCGTCCTTCCGTCCCGTACCGGACACTTGAGGCGGAAGGAGGCGGAACATGGCTAAAGCGACCACGAAGAGCGGGAAGTCGACGGCGCGCGACATGGCGTCCCGAGGGAGCGACAAGTCGGGCAGCATGGAGATGCGGACCAAGGAGGATCTGTACCGCGAGGCCCAGAAGGCGGGCATCGAGGGCAGGTCCCAGATGTCCAAGAGTCAGTTGATCTCGGCACTGCGCCACCGCTGACCACGGGACCGAGCGAGCCTCGGGCTCAGCGGACCCCCGGGACGGTCAGCACCGTGAGCAGCGCCGTCCCGGCGACCAGCCAGGCGACGTAGTCGCCGATATGCCCGGACTGCAGCCGCCGTACGGGCGCGAGTAGCGCGGCCGTCCCGGTGCGGACCGGCCGCCGTACCGCCAGTGTGGCCAGGGTGATGGCGAGGGCAGTGGAGAGCAGCCCGAGCAGGATCCCGGTCGCCTGCCAGTGTGGCGGCACGGAGGCCGGGACGGCCGCGGCGCGTCCGTCCAGCACCGACCGCCGGTAGCCGCCGGTGTCGGTGAACAGCGCCCCGGCCCGGCCCACCGCGGACGCGACGGCCGGGATCACCCCGACGGCCAGCGACGCGGCCAGCAGCACGGCGGGCACCGCCAGCAGCGGCACCGGGATGCGCGCGAGGCGGCGGCCGGTCTCGGGCTCCTCCTCGCCGGTGGTCTCCGGACCGCTCTCCCGCCCGTCCCGGGGCCGCCGCCCCACTCCGGCGAAGATCCGCAGCCCGGCGCGCAGCACCGCGCCCCCGGTCACCGCCGACACCAGGACGTAGAGCGCGGGCAGCCATGCGGCGGTGTGCCCCGCGGCCTCCTCGGCGACGGCCTTGCCGAGCCCGGAGCCGAACGGCGGCAGCCCGCACAGCGCCAGACCACCCACCGCGAACAGGGCCCCGACCTCCGGCAGCTCCCGGGCCCGGCCGAACAACTCGTGCTCGTCCACCGACGCGTACCGGTCCAGCAGCACCCCGGCGCAGGCGAAGAGGGCCGCCTTCACCCCCGCGTGGCCGAGCACGTACAGCGCCGTGCCCGAGATCCCCTCGGGGGTCAGCACGGCGACGCCGATCAGGAACAGCCCGGTGTGGGAGACGGTCGAGAACGCCAGCAGCCGTTTGAGATGGCGCTGCTGCCAGCACATCACCGCCCCCAGCAGCGCCGTGAGGACGCCCAGCACCAGCAGGGCGCGGGTGAAGTCGGGGTGGGAGAGACCGCCGGGCCCGGCGAAGACCGTCCAGTAGACCCGGGCGACGCCGTAGACGCCCAGCTCCACCA is a window of Streptomyces violaceusniger Tu 4113 DNA encoding:
- a CDS encoding acyl-CoA dehydrogenase family protein encodes the protein MTDHGPQPVERELPTEEARDLISLVRELIEREIKPRAAEEEAAGRFPRELFTLLSQSGLLGLVQPEEFGGGDQPYEVYLQVLEELAAARLTVGLGVSVHTLACHALARYGSKEQRAEHLPAMLGGGLLGAYCLSEPSSGSDAAGLTTRATRDGDTWTLEGTKAWITHGGIADFYTVLARTGPERTRGISAFLVPAGTPGLSAAAPEHKMGMAGSPTAQIHLDGVRVPDARRIGEEGQGFAIALSALDAGRLGIAACAVGVAQAALDEALAYTAQRRQFGRPIADFQGLRFMLADMATQIEAGRALYLAAARLRDAGRPFSKQAAMAKLFCTDAAMRITTDAVQLLGGYGYTMDFPVERYMREAKVLQIVEGTNQIQRVVIARALAGPETG
- a CDS encoding Lrp/AsnC family transcriptional regulator, translating into MEELDRQIVELLVKDGRMSYTDLGKATGLSTSAVHQRVRRLEQRGVIRGYAAVVDPGAVGLPLTAFISVKPFDPSAPDDISERLAEVPEIEACHSVAGDENYILKVRVATPLELEHLLSRIRSLAGVSTRTTVVLSTPYEARPPRV
- a CDS encoding amidohydrolase; protein product: MNDPTPAQAPEGRTVLLRGGEVHSPADPFATAMVVERGTIAWVGSEGAADSFADGVDEIIPLDGALVTPAFTDAHVHTTATGLALTGLDLTGARTLADALERVRAFAAAHPADRVLLGHGWDAARWPEGRPPSRAELDEATGGRPLYLTRIDVHSAVVTTALLDRVPGVSDLAGHRPGAPLTGAAHHAVRAAAHAAVTERQRTDAQRAALARAASLGIGSLHECAGPDISSEDDLTGLLKLAAGEPGPRVHGYWAEAASSAADLDKVRELGAIGAAGDLFADGALGSHTACLHQPYADTPHTGTAYLDAAAIAAHVIACTEAGIQAGFHAIGDAAVTAVVEGVRAAADKAGLARVRAARHRVEHVEMLTPETIAAFADLGLTASVQPAFDALWGGEDGMYAQRLGPERARTLNPYAALLRAGVPLALGSDCPVTPLDPWGTVRAAAFHRTPEHRISVRAAFTAHTRGGWRAIGRDDAGVLVPGAPADYAIWRTGELIVQVPDTRVAGWSTDPRSGTPGLPDLTPGGQLPVCVRTVVGGRTVHLRPDE
- the lnt gene encoding apolipoprotein N-acyltransferase, which produces MPSGSDTTAETAPTGPDADRPGPRSGPAVTPPTGGAVEGGDTAEGGETGTAAPATASEPSASEPSTSEPSTGERRPGRLRRLGLLARREARRSALAAAGGLALGLAFPPFGVWPLSLVAVAALALLTHGRTARQGAWTGFAFGVPFFLLLLKWLSVVGWDAVIGLSIIQAAFLALMGAGLALVSRLPVPALWPLWTACLWIAEEWARDRVPFGGFPWGRLAFANTGSPYTPLAALGGAPLVTFGVAVTGGALASAALLLWRLKRAGGLSPRGALPAAGAVAVAAAVTVAGFAVPIPTAADDSVDIAVVQGNVQQPGMDFLGRPMMILDNHVKATLNLAKDVKAGRIAKPDLVIWPENASDLDPFQYREAYARIDEAVRAIGVPVLVGALVDHPTKQGYVENQGIVWDPKSGPGASYTKQHPVPFGEYVPFRKELSKIITRLQRVPRDFYPGDHTGVLNVGPARLGDVICFEVAYDEIVRDTVNAGARAIVVQTNNATYGRSGQPEQQLVMSKLRAIEHGRPVITAATSGISAVVSPDGTIEQRTKEFTQDVLTARIPLRDGKTLADRVGAIPEWVLAMVGVLSCAAAITIGRRGRTDEKGQ
- a CDS encoding polyprenol monophosphomannose synthase gives rise to the protein MAEEPRTGAEAPSTKAEEPLAGADEPLTDGAGPESRRERQDDGGRRKYGPLGTTLVIIPTYNEAENIKSIVERVRKSVPDAHILVADDNSPDGTGKVADELAAEDDRVKVLHRKGKEGLGAAYLAGFRWGIEHGYGVLVEMDADGSHQPEELPRLLTALKGADLVIGSRWVPGGRIVNWPKSREFISRGGSTYSRLLLDVPIRDMTAGYRAFRKETLEGIGMDEVASQGYCFQIDLAWRAIKAGFHVIEVPVTFIERERGESKMSRDIVTEAAWRVMSWGVGSRVNKMLGRKEP
- a CDS encoding Rho termination factor N-terminal domain-containing protein; protein product: MAKATTKSGKSTARDMASRGSDKSGSMEMRTKEDLYREAQKAGIEGRSQMSKSQLISALRHR
- a CDS encoding complex I subunit 5 family protein, whose translation is METARLLPLVVAAPLMGAAVLVATGRRLPRLASDVLGCAFATATAVLALLVLFRAGHPGPEAYPVEWVGGWRPVGGGAVGIVLVGDPLGAGLAALASLLVIAVLVYSWRYFEQPPRRHTGSFPALILVFQAGMCGFALTGDLFNAFVFFELMGVVAYALTGFRVEEPKPLQGALAFGVVNSLGAYVTLLGITLLYARTGELGFAQIGRKLDAGGPDGLVLAAFVLVTTGLLVKAAAVPFHFWLPDAHAVAPTPVCMLLSGVMVELGVYGVARVYWTVFAGPGGLSHPDFTRALLVLGVLTALLGAVMCWQQRHLKRLLAFSTVSHTGLFLIGVAVLTPEGISGTALYVLGHAGVKAALFACAGVLLDRYASVDEHELFGRARELPEVGALFAVGGLALCGLPPFGSGLGKAVAEEAAGHTAAWLPALYVLVSAVTGGAVLRAGLRIFAGVGRRPRDGRESGPETTGEEEPETGRRLARIPVPLLAVPAVLLAASLAVGVIPAVASAVGRAGALFTDTGGYRRSVLDGRAAAVPASVPPHWQATGILLGLLSTALAITLATLAVRRPVRTGTAALLAPVRRLQSGHIGDYVAWLVAGTALLTVLTVPGVR